The following proteins are co-located in the Oenanthe melanoleuca isolate GR-GAL-2019-014 chromosome 4, OMel1.0, whole genome shotgun sequence genome:
- the SPMAP2L gene encoding testicular haploid expressed gene protein-like isoform X2 — protein MASMTGILAAHGQRPQPWAGRGGRSRWAGRGRAMAAAGRMYVPPYTSYIPVRPRSRIHVLAEPKPVFSESSPRLAWGDQETIWTLSWGALTARPSARILSLSKPKTDFSKYKCRSRPVIGGRSLLAKFGYPSERLLKLAEPKKYLPAYLEKRARESPEWPVSLAAQNYNASQRILELARPKGLHPDFVEAREVSRLPQKAIASPRTIELSKPRQLHAKYAPPRDPEWTVTETAKRAVASPRVLELAQPSTRPRMGLTTLNPDAFRVKEAAKKAVCSPRIEELARPIQR, from the exons ATGGCCAGCATGACAGGGATCCTTGCGGCCCATGGGCAGAGGCCGCAGCCGtgggccgggcggggcggccgGAGCCGttgggcggggcggggccgagccATGGCGGCGGCCGGCAGGATGTACG TGCCACCTTATACATCTTACATACCTGTACGCCCACGCAGCAG GATACATGTACTTGCAGAACCCAAGCCAGTATTTTCTGAGAGCAGTCCCAG GCTTGCATGGGGAGACCAAGAGACGATATGGACCCTCTCATGGGGTGCTTTGACAGCTCGACCATCTGCAAGAATATTGTCTCTGTCCAAGCCCAAGACAGATTTTAGCAAGTACAAGTGCAG GTCCAGACCAGTAATTGGTGGGCGTTCCCTGCTAGCAAAGTTTGGCTACCCTTCTGAACGGCTACTGAAGTTGGCTGAACCTAAAAAATACCTCCCTGCTTACCTGGAGAAAAG AGCCCGTGAGTCCCCTGAGTGGCCCGTGTCCCTGGCTGCACAGAACTATAATGCCTCCCAGCGGATACTGGAGCTTGCCCGGCCAAAGGGGCTGCACCCAGACTTCGTGGAGGCCAGAGAG GTTTCCAGGTTACCTCAGAAGGCAATTGCCAGCCCTCGGACCATTGAGCTGTCAAAGCCAAGACAGCTCCATGCTAAGTACGCGCCCCCGCGGGATCCTGAGTGGACTGTGACAGAGACTGCCAAGCGCGCCGTGGCTTCACCAAGGGTTCTGGAGCTGGCCCAACCTAGCACAAG ACCTCGTATGGGCTTGACTACACTCAACCCAGATGCATTCAGAGTGAAAGAGGCTGCTAAGAAGGCAGTTTGTTCTCCTCGGATTGAAGAACTAGCTCGACCAATTCAGCGCTAA
- the ARL9 gene encoding LOW QUALITY PROTEIN: ADP-ribosylation factor-like protein 9 (The sequence of the model RefSeq protein was modified relative to this genomic sequence to represent the inferred CDS: inserted 2 bases in 1 codon), whose amino-acid sequence MRAEVGRGGSVAAGVRKPRPPCTSEKPPACCQPGPGRPAGGGSSARGCVGALSVRGAAARCPVPVAVAVAGAVPAAGTAMGSRLRVAALXGAALALAGGTVVALRAWVRLRSRVALPARSVAAAAAADQGKGHSKQILVLGLDGAGKTSILHSLATNHVKRSMASTEGFNAICINTEESQMEFLEIGGSESLRSYWKMYLPKVLLLVYVVDSADHARLPMAKQLLHQLIQNNSTLPVVVLANKQDLEGAYCITDIHDALALSDIGDERKMFLIGTHVAEDGSEISSGMKDAKELIGQLVLET is encoded by the exons ATGAGAGCCGAggtggggagaggggggagTGTAGCAGCAGGTGTGCGGAAACCGCGGCCTCCCTGTACCAGCGAGAAGCCGCCCGCGTGTtgccagcctggccctgggcgCCCGGCTGGCGGCGGGAGCAGCGCTCGGGGCTGCGTGGGGGCGCTCTCCGTGCGCGGTGCGGCTGCGCGGTGTCCGGTGCCCGTGGCCGTGGCCGTGGCCGGAGCGGTGCCCGCGGCCGGAACGGCGATGGGCTCCCGCCTGCGGGTCGCCGCGCT CGGGGCGGCGCTAGCCCTGGCGGGCGGCACGGTCGTGGCGCTCCGGGCCTGGGTCCGCCTGCGGAGCCGTGTCGCGCTGCCCGCCCGTTCTGTagccgccgctgctgccgccgaTCAG GGTAAAGGACACAGTAAGCAGATCCTGGTACTGGgcctggatggggctgggaagaCTAGCATTCTCCACTCTCTGGCAACTAACCACGTCAAGCGCAGCATGGCTTCCACCGAGGGCTTCAATGCAATCTGCATCAACACCGAAGAGTCCCAAATGGAGTTTCTGGAAA TCGGGGGCAGTGAATCTCTGCGTTCATACTGGAAGATGTACTTGCCCAAAGTGCTGTTGCTGGTCTATGTCGTGGACTCGGCTGATCATGCCCGACTGCCTATGGCAAAACAGCTGCTTCATCAACTAATCCAGAATAACTCCACCCTGCCTGTGGTAGTTCTGGCCAACAAGCAG GACCTTGAAGGTGCATATTGCATCACTGATATTCACGATGCTCTGGCTCTGTCCGATATCGGGGACGAAAGGAAGATGTTCTTGATTGGTACCCATGTGGCAGAAGATGGCTCTGAGATCTCTTCCGGCATGAAGGATGCCAAGGAGCTGATAGGGCAGCTGGTTTTGGAAACATAG
- the HOPX gene encoding homeodomain-only protein isoform X2, whose amino-acid sequence MAMEKPVIPTEEQLEILEYHFCKVNKHPDPTTLCLIAAETGLSEEQTLKWFKQRLAEWRKSEGLPSESGSVRD is encoded by the exons ATGGCCATGGAAAAGCCAGTGATTCCCACTGAGGAGCAACTGGAGATCCTGGAGTACCACTTCTGCAAGGTGAATAAGCATCCTGACCCCACCACACTGTGCCTCATCGCTGCTGAGACTGGGCTCTCTGAGGAGCAGACTCTG AAATGGTTCAAGCAACGCCTGGCAGAGTGGAGAAAGTCTGAAGGGCTGCCCTCAGAAAGCGGGTCCGTCAGGGACTAG
- the SPMAP2L gene encoding testicular haploid expressed gene protein-like isoform X4, with amino-acid sequence MAAAGRMYVPPYTSYIPVRPRSRSRPVIGGRSLLAKFGYPSERLLKLAEPKKYLPAYLEKRARESPEWPVSLAAQNYNASQRILELARPKGLHPDFVEAREVPTRVSSFAISAKASVRVQKLAEPLIRELTCCSRHTHPSSVISTVSRLPQKAIASPRTIELSKPRQLHAKYAPPRDPEWTVTETAKRAVASPRVLELAQPSTRPRMGLTTLNPDAFRVKEAAKKAVCSPRIEELARPIQR; translated from the exons ATGGCGGCGGCCGGCAGGATGTACG TGCCACCTTATACATCTTACATACCTGTACGCCCACGCAGCAG GTCCAGACCAGTAATTGGTGGGCGTTCCCTGCTAGCAAAGTTTGGCTACCCTTCTGAACGGCTACTGAAGTTGGCTGAACCTAAAAAATACCTCCCTGCTTACCTGGAGAAAAG AGCCCGTGAGTCCCCTGAGTGGCCCGTGTCCCTGGCTGCACAGAACTATAATGCCTCCCAGCGGATACTGGAGCTTGCCCGGCCAAAGGGGCTGCACCCAGACTTCGTGGAGGCCAGAGAG GTGCCAACACGGGTTTCCAGCTTTGCAATCTCGGCAAAAGCATCGGTGCGGGTCCAGAAACTCGCTGAGCCCTTGATCAGGGAGTTGACCTGCTGCTCTAGGCACACCCATCCTAGTTCAGTCATCTCTACG GTTTCCAGGTTACCTCAGAAGGCAATTGCCAGCCCTCGGACCATTGAGCTGTCAAAGCCAAGACAGCTCCATGCTAAGTACGCGCCCCCGCGGGATCCTGAGTGGACTGTGACAGAGACTGCCAAGCGCGCCGTGGCTTCACCAAGGGTTCTGGAGCTGGCCCAACCTAGCACAAG ACCTCGTATGGGCTTGACTACACTCAACCCAGATGCATTCAGAGTGAAAGAGGCTGCTAAGAAGGCAGTTTGTTCTCCTCGGATTGAAGAACTAGCTCGACCAATTCAGCGCTAA
- the SPMAP2L gene encoding testicular haploid expressed gene protein-like isoform X3, whose translation MAAAGRMYVPPYTSYIPVRPRSRIHVLAEPKPVFSESSPRSRPVIGGRSLLAKFGYPSERLLKLAEPKKYLPAYLEKRARESPEWPVSLAAQNYNASQRILELARPKGLHPDFVEAREVPTRVSSFAISAKASVRVQKLAEPLIRELTCCSRHTHPSSVISTVSRLPQKAIASPRTIELSKPRQLHAKYAPPRDPEWTVTETAKRAVASPRVLELAQPSTRPRMGLTTLNPDAFRVKEAAKKAVCSPRIEELARPIQR comes from the exons ATGGCGGCGGCCGGCAGGATGTACG TGCCACCTTATACATCTTACATACCTGTACGCCCACGCAGCAG GATACATGTACTTGCAGAACCCAAGCCAGTATTTTCTGAGAGCAGTCCCAG GTCCAGACCAGTAATTGGTGGGCGTTCCCTGCTAGCAAAGTTTGGCTACCCTTCTGAACGGCTACTGAAGTTGGCTGAACCTAAAAAATACCTCCCTGCTTACCTGGAGAAAAG AGCCCGTGAGTCCCCTGAGTGGCCCGTGTCCCTGGCTGCACAGAACTATAATGCCTCCCAGCGGATACTGGAGCTTGCCCGGCCAAAGGGGCTGCACCCAGACTTCGTGGAGGCCAGAGAG GTGCCAACACGGGTTTCCAGCTTTGCAATCTCGGCAAAAGCATCGGTGCGGGTCCAGAAACTCGCTGAGCCCTTGATCAGGGAGTTGACCTGCTGCTCTAGGCACACCCATCCTAGTTCAGTCATCTCTACG GTTTCCAGGTTACCTCAGAAGGCAATTGCCAGCCCTCGGACCATTGAGCTGTCAAAGCCAAGACAGCTCCATGCTAAGTACGCGCCCCCGCGGGATCCTGAGTGGACTGTGACAGAGACTGCCAAGCGCGCCGTGGCTTCACCAAGGGTTCTGGAGCTGGCCCAACCTAGCACAAG ACCTCGTATGGGCTTGACTACACTCAACCCAGATGCATTCAGAGTGAAAGAGGCTGCTAAGAAGGCAGTTTGTTCTCCTCGGATTGAAGAACTAGCTCGACCAATTCAGCGCTAA
- the SPMAP2L gene encoding testicular haploid expressed gene protein-like isoform X1, giving the protein MAAAGRMYVPPYTSYIPVRPRSRIHVLAEPKPVFSESSPRLAWGDQETIWTLSWGALTARPSARILSLSKPKTDFSKYKCRSRPVIGGRSLLAKFGYPSERLLKLAEPKKYLPAYLEKRARESPEWPVSLAAQNYNASQRILELARPKGLHPDFVEAREVPTRVSSFAISAKASVRVQKLAEPLIRELTCCSRHTHPSSVISTVSRLPQKAIASPRTIELSKPRQLHAKYAPPRDPEWTVTETAKRAVASPRVLELAQPSTRPRMGLTTLNPDAFRVKEAAKKAVCSPRIEELARPIQR; this is encoded by the exons ATGGCGGCGGCCGGCAGGATGTACG TGCCACCTTATACATCTTACATACCTGTACGCCCACGCAGCAG GATACATGTACTTGCAGAACCCAAGCCAGTATTTTCTGAGAGCAGTCCCAG GCTTGCATGGGGAGACCAAGAGACGATATGGACCCTCTCATGGGGTGCTTTGACAGCTCGACCATCTGCAAGAATATTGTCTCTGTCCAAGCCCAAGACAGATTTTAGCAAGTACAAGTGCAG GTCCAGACCAGTAATTGGTGGGCGTTCCCTGCTAGCAAAGTTTGGCTACCCTTCTGAACGGCTACTGAAGTTGGCTGAACCTAAAAAATACCTCCCTGCTTACCTGGAGAAAAG AGCCCGTGAGTCCCCTGAGTGGCCCGTGTCCCTGGCTGCACAGAACTATAATGCCTCCCAGCGGATACTGGAGCTTGCCCGGCCAAAGGGGCTGCACCCAGACTTCGTGGAGGCCAGAGAG GTGCCAACACGGGTTTCCAGCTTTGCAATCTCGGCAAAAGCATCGGTGCGGGTCCAGAAACTCGCTGAGCCCTTGATCAGGGAGTTGACCTGCTGCTCTAGGCACACCCATCCTAGTTCAGTCATCTCTACG GTTTCCAGGTTACCTCAGAAGGCAATTGCCAGCCCTCGGACCATTGAGCTGTCAAAGCCAAGACAGCTCCATGCTAAGTACGCGCCCCCGCGGGATCCTGAGTGGACTGTGACAGAGACTGCCAAGCGCGCCGTGGCTTCACCAAGGGTTCTGGAGCTGGCCCAACCTAGCACAAG ACCTCGTATGGGCTTGACTACACTCAACCCAGATGCATTCAGAGTGAAAGAGGCTGCTAAGAAGGCAGTTTGTTCTCCTCGGATTGAAGAACTAGCTCGACCAATTCAGCGCTAA
- the SPMAP2L gene encoding testicular haploid expressed gene protein-like isoform X5 has protein sequence MAAAGRMYVPPYTSYIPVRPRSRIHVLAEPKPVFSESSPRSRPVIGGRSLLAKFGYPSERLLKLAEPKKYLPAYLEKRARESPEWPVSLAAQNYNASQRILELARPKGLHPDFVEAREVSRLPQKAIASPRTIELSKPRQLHAKYAPPRDPEWTVTETAKRAVASPRVLELAQPSTRPRMGLTTLNPDAFRVKEAAKKAVCSPRIEELARPIQR, from the exons ATGGCGGCGGCCGGCAGGATGTACG TGCCACCTTATACATCTTACATACCTGTACGCCCACGCAGCAG GATACATGTACTTGCAGAACCCAAGCCAGTATTTTCTGAGAGCAGTCCCAG GTCCAGACCAGTAATTGGTGGGCGTTCCCTGCTAGCAAAGTTTGGCTACCCTTCTGAACGGCTACTGAAGTTGGCTGAACCTAAAAAATACCTCCCTGCTTACCTGGAGAAAAG AGCCCGTGAGTCCCCTGAGTGGCCCGTGTCCCTGGCTGCACAGAACTATAATGCCTCCCAGCGGATACTGGAGCTTGCCCGGCCAAAGGGGCTGCACCCAGACTTCGTGGAGGCCAGAGAG GTTTCCAGGTTACCTCAGAAGGCAATTGCCAGCCCTCGGACCATTGAGCTGTCAAAGCCAAGACAGCTCCATGCTAAGTACGCGCCCCCGCGGGATCCTGAGTGGACTGTGACAGAGACTGCCAAGCGCGCCGTGGCTTCACCAAGGGTTCTGGAGCTGGCCCAACCTAGCACAAG ACCTCGTATGGGCTTGACTACACTCAACCCAGATGCATTCAGAGTGAAAGAGGCTGCTAAGAAGGCAGTTTGTTCTCCTCGGATTGAAGAACTAGCTCGACCAATTCAGCGCTAA